One part of the Chryseobacterium mulctrae genome encodes these proteins:
- a CDS encoding outer membrane beta-barrel protein encodes MEKKFWLLLFVISNLLLNAQKLSIDGKVLNFEKKPIENVTVYLLKQKDSSIVNYTPTNSEGKFSLKTDELSESTILKIDAERYITYSKSFDVIKQSVSLGEIELEKNSVQNIEEVTISASPVKIKKDTIEFNASAIKVRPDSKIEELLKQIPGVEISNDGKITVNGKEVDQIMMNGKPFFDKDGKIALQNLPADIIKNIQFTTTKTKEEELSGKAPKSKNTTINFTIDEKKNKGLLSRLTVGYGSDERYEGSLLLSYFKKDSKISLLTSSNNINSQGFSNDEVFDSMGHGRNSWLMQGGSVISDGGNTYYTQGGNNTKGIQRSTTIGFNYSDKFDKKTDLESLSVMHIDNNLETRSRVFRTTLLPEFTLKTNTESNGENDSQQYSFATSARIKIDSLTNIYFSPNFSRTEGFNFSNSKSSTLKNDLLLNESESFTSSKTENNNFSPNLYFSRKFKKKGRVWSANINTTISESKRENTNNSQTIFYQTTDPNDIRNQVSKTKNQTNRYRFTTAYSEPLSDSSNVTVNLTYENKLTRNLRDVNDFDLSNGQYSDYNDALSNTMSQKNSQFKPEISYELNKKKINFWASANLDITDMNVNSFFNSQRYNFQNNFTLPGYSLNLQYQFSENKSLSIYNSAEFSIPTAEQLTPFTDNMNPLITYKGNPDLKNRWQNSSYIYYSNYNILKNMNYYMSLSFNYYNNDVTNYSYYDDSGKQFSTYVNISGNKYVNLGGGFSKTFKWKQNKLILNPRFNMNYGYNRGFINTQQFTSETYSINPGFNLTYELKEKFTIKPSYSLGYNFSEYSNYSVGNVKTSNQILKMELTNYIFKTKLVFGNDFEYNTTSNIAPGFKRDFYFWNTSLGYSFFNKQLTAKVKVYDVLNQNQSVRRTITNTYFEDREDLILKRYVMFSLTMKLNKFAGKKADVK; translated from the coding sequence ATGGAGAAAAAGTTTTGGTTACTGCTCTTTGTAATCAGCAATTTGTTATTAAATGCGCAAAAATTAAGCATAGACGGAAAAGTTTTAAACTTTGAAAAAAAACCAATTGAAAATGTCACCGTTTATTTATTGAAACAAAAAGATTCCTCCATTGTCAATTACACACCAACCAACAGCGAAGGAAAATTCTCTCTAAAAACTGATGAGCTCTCCGAATCAACTATTCTAAAAATTGATGCTGAAAGATATATAACGTACTCAAAAAGTTTTGATGTTATTAAACAATCGGTTTCACTGGGAGAAATTGAACTGGAGAAAAACTCTGTTCAAAATATTGAAGAAGTAACAATTTCAGCTTCGCCTGTTAAAATTAAAAAAGATACGATCGAGTTTAATGCTTCGGCAATAAAAGTAAGACCAGACAGTAAAATTGAAGAACTTTTAAAACAGATTCCGGGTGTTGAAATAAGCAACGACGGAAAAATTACCGTTAACGGAAAAGAAGTCGACCAGATTATGATGAACGGAAAACCATTTTTTGACAAAGACGGGAAAATAGCTTTACAAAATCTTCCGGCAGATATTATTAAAAATATTCAGTTTACCACTACAAAAACCAAAGAAGAGGAATTGAGTGGCAAAGCTCCGAAATCCAAGAATACCACCATCAATTTTACTATCGACGAAAAGAAAAACAAAGGTTTACTATCGCGTTTAACCGTTGGTTATGGCTCTGATGAGCGCTATGAAGGCAGCTTACTTTTAAGTTATTTTAAAAAAGATTCAAAGATCAGTCTTTTGACTTCCTCAAACAATATCAATTCTCAGGGATTTTCTAATGATGAGGTTTTCGACAGCATGGGACACGGAAGAAATTCATGGCTCATGCAGGGTGGATCTGTAATTAGTGACGGTGGAAATACCTATTACACACAAGGCGGAAACAATACCAAAGGAATTCAGCGCAGTACGACAATAGGATTTAATTACAGTGATAAATTCGACAAAAAAACAGATTTGGAATCTTTGAGTGTAATGCATATCGATAATAATCTCGAAACAAGATCAAGAGTTTTCAGAACCACTTTATTACCAGAATTTACTTTAAAAACCAACACAGAAAGCAACGGAGAAAATGATAGCCAACAGTATAGTTTTGCTACTTCAGCAAGAATAAAAATAGATTCTCTTACCAACATTTATTTCTCACCCAACTTTTCACGAACAGAAGGTTTTAATTTCAGCAATTCAAAATCATCTACTCTAAAAAATGATTTACTTCTGAATGAAAGCGAATCTTTTACAAGTTCTAAAACGGAGAACAATAATTTCTCGCCCAACCTTTATTTCTCAAGGAAATTTAAAAAGAAAGGCCGTGTTTGGTCAGCTAATATCAACACTACGATCTCAGAATCTAAAAGGGAAAATACCAATAATTCACAAACTATTTTCTACCAAACCACAGATCCAAATGATATAAGAAATCAAGTTTCCAAGACAAAAAACCAAACCAACAGATACCGTTTTACAACAGCCTATTCTGAGCCTTTATCCGATTCATCAAATGTAACTGTGAATTTAACTTACGAAAATAAATTAACCAGAAATTTAAGAGATGTCAATGATTTTGATTTGAGTAACGGCCAATATTCTGACTATAATGATGCTTTATCGAATACGATGAGCCAAAAAAACAGCCAATTTAAACCTGAAATATCTTATGAACTCAATAAAAAGAAAATCAATTTTTGGGCATCGGCCAATTTGGATATTACAGATATGAATGTGAATTCGTTTTTCAACAGTCAGCGATACAACTTTCAAAACAACTTTACTTTGCCCGGCTATAGTTTAAATCTTCAATATCAGTTTTCAGAGAATAAAAGTCTGAGTATTTACAATAGTGCAGAGTTTTCAATTCCTACTGCAGAACAGCTCACTCCGTTCACAGACAATATGAATCCTTTGATTACTTACAAAGGAAATCCAGATTTGAAAAACAGGTGGCAAAACTCATCTTATATCTATTACAGCAATTATAATATCTTGAAAAACATGAACTATTATATGAGCTTAAGTTTCAACTACTATAATAATGATGTGACCAACTATTCTTACTATGACGATTCTGGAAAGCAGTTTTCTACCTACGTCAATATAAGTGGAAACAAATATGTAAACCTTGGTGGTGGCTTTTCTAAAACATTCAAATGGAAGCAGAATAAACTTATTTTAAACCCTAGATTTAATATGAATTATGGCTACAACAGAGGTTTTATCAACACACAGCAGTTTACCAGTGAAACATACAGCATTAACCCGGGTTTTAATCTGACGTATGAATTGAAAGAAAAATTCACCATCAAACCCTCATATTCATTAGGCTATAATTTCTCCGAATACAGCAATTACAGTGTTGGAAATGTGAAAACAAGCAATCAGATCCTTAAAATGGAATTGACCAATTATATTTTTAAAACTAAACTTGTCTTCGGAAATGATTTTGAATACAATACCACTTCAAACATTGCTCCCGGTTTCAAAAGAGACTTCTACTTCTGGAATACAAGTTTGGGATATTCATTTTTCAACAAGCAGTTAACCGCTAAAGTGAAAGTATATGATGTTCTTAATCAAAACCAAAGTGTAAGACGTACCATTACCAACACGTACTTTGAAGACAGAGAAGATTTAATTCTAAAACGTTATGTCATGTTTTCTTTAACCATGAAACTCAACAAATTTGCAGGAAAGAAAGCTGACGTAAAATAA
- a CDS encoding SH3 domain-containing protein has protein sequence MSTLQDKYSSVVSAAQSAGVSNLQVQEQDGILYVSGNASNTAAKDAVWNALGAIDSTYSASDINIDVQVAGLAAGANLTVATEESNLNIRQEPSTEAAVVGKAAKGASVTLVEQTSDDWWKVKTADGQEGYAYSRYLKA, from the coding sequence ATGAGCACATTACAAGATAAATATTCAAGTGTAGTTTCTGCGGCTCAGTCTGCAGGAGTTTCAAATTTACAGGTTCAGGAGCAGGACGGAATTCTTTATGTTTCCGGAAATGCATCAAACACCGCTGCAAAAGATGCAGTTTGGAATGCTTTAGGAGCAATTGATTCTACGTATTCTGCTTCAGATATTAATATCGACGTGCAGGTTGCAGGTCTTGCTGCAGGTGCAAATCTTACGGTTGCTACCGAAGAATCTAATCTGAACATCAGACAAGAGCCTTCTACTGAAGCTGCAGTTGTAGGAAAAGCAGCTAAAGGAGCTTCTGTAACTTTAGTAGAGCAAACTTCAGACGATTGGTGGAAAGTAAAAACTGCCGATGGACAGGAAGGTTATGCTTATTCAAGATATTTGAAAGCTTAA
- a CDS encoding BON domain-containing protein: MKKTITMSALALAVSFGAISCKKKVSDADLQTQATTVVAASPTATIEVKEGVAHLGGTFATQAEKDAAIKSLKEIKGVKDVHDMATVESVPPPPPPVETASAVDPMVQKKVQDAVKDFPTVKVEVVNGELTLTGNVSSVQARKIKESVDALKVGKYNNNLVVK, encoded by the coding sequence ATGAAAAAAACAATCACAATGTCTGCTTTAGCTTTGGCAGTATCATTTGGAGCTATTTCGTGTAAAAAGAAAGTTTCTGACGCTGATCTTCAGACTCAGGCAACAACTGTTGTAGCAGCAAGTCCTACTGCAACTATTGAAGTAAAAGAAGGAGTTGCCCATCTTGGCGGAACCTTTGCAACTCAGGCTGAAAAAGATGCGGCTATAAAATCTCTGAAAGAAATAAAAGGAGTAAAAGATGTACATGATATGGCAACTGTAGAATCAGTTCCACCTCCACCACCACCTGTAGAAACTGCTTCAGCTGTAGATCCTATGGTTCAGAAAAAAGTACAGGATGCTGTAAAAGATTTCCCTACTGTAAAGGTAGAAGTTGTAAACGGAGAATTAACGCTTACAGGAAACGTATCTTCTGTTCAGGCTAGAAAAATTAAAGAATCTGTGGATGCTTTAAAAGTTGGAAAATATAACAATAACTTAGTTGTAAAATAA
- a CDS encoding dicarboxylate/amino acid:cation symporter: MKGQNKLFFAIIIALILGVVIGGLVHLQYPASAEPFSKNIKLLGTIFIRLVQMIIAPLVFTTLVVGIAKMSDIKMIGRVGSKAMLWFISASLVSLFIGLILVNWLEPGHVTKLPIQDTASAEELLKSSKGFSMEDFVKHVVPKSIFEAFATNEVLQIVVFSIMFGVALANLGDEYAQPVIKLFDVVAHAILKMVGYIMWFAPLGVLGAIAAVVATNGFEIFKVYAIYLRDFFFAIAVLWLVLLIVGYLILGNRLFDLLKRIKSPLLIAFSTTSSEAVFPKLVEELERFGCNNRVVSFILPLGYSFNLDGSMMYMTFASIFIAQIYGIEMSIGQQITMLLVLMLTSKGIAGVPRASLVIIVATCSMFGIPPEGIALILPIDHFCDMARSMTNVLGNALATSAVSKWEGQLENHGGDM, encoded by the coding sequence ATGAAAGGACAAAACAAACTATTTTTTGCCATCATCATTGCACTTATTTTAGGTGTAGTAATTGGAGGCTTGGTTCATTTACAATATCCTGCAAGCGCAGAACCGTTTTCGAAAAATATAAAACTCCTTGGAACTATTTTCATCAGACTGGTTCAGATGATTATTGCACCTTTGGTTTTCACGACTTTGGTGGTGGGAATTGCCAAAATGAGCGATATTAAAATGATTGGTAGAGTAGGATCTAAAGCGATGCTTTGGTTTATTTCTGCATCTCTTGTTTCTCTTTTCATAGGTTTGATTTTGGTAAACTGGCTTGAACCGGGACATGTAACCAAACTTCCGATACAGGATACTGCTTCTGCAGAAGAGCTTTTAAAATCGAGCAAAGGGTTTTCTATGGAAGATTTTGTAAAGCACGTTGTTCCTAAAAGTATTTTTGAAGCTTTTGCAACAAACGAAGTACTTCAGATTGTAGTTTTCTCAATTATGTTTGGGGTAGCTTTAGCTAATTTGGGAGACGAATATGCACAACCTGTTATTAAATTATTTGATGTGGTTGCTCATGCGATTCTAAAAATGGTGGGTTACATCATGTGGTTTGCACCACTCGGTGTTTTAGGGGCAATTGCAGCTGTTGTCGCGACCAATGGTTTTGAAATATTTAAGGTATATGCCATTTATCTGAGAGACTTTTTCTTTGCTATTGCCGTTCTTTGGCTTGTTTTATTGATTGTAGGATATTTAATTTTAGGAAACCGTCTTTTTGATCTATTAAAAAGAATTAAATCACCTTTGCTGATTGCTTTTTCTACAACAAGTTCGGAAGCTGTTTTCCCTAAATTGGTTGAAGAATTAGAAAGATTTGGCTGTAATAATAGAGTAGTGTCGTTTATCTTACCTTTAGGATATTCGTTTAATTTGGATGGAAGTATGATGTACATGACTTTTGCATCGATTTTTATCGCTCAGATTTACGGAATTGAAATGTCTATCGGGCAACAAATAACAATGCTTTTGGTGTTGATGTTAACGTCAAAAGGAATTGCAGGAGTTCCGAGAGCATCTTTGGTAATTATCGTTGCGACTTGCTCGATGTTTGGAATTCCACCGGAAGGAATTGCTTTAATTCTTCCTATCGATCACTTCTGCGATATGGCGAGAAGTATGACCAATGTGTTAGGAAATGCTTTAGCAACTTCTGCCGTTTCAAAGTGGGAAGGTCAGCTCGAAAACCATGGCGGAGATATGTAG
- a CDS encoding phytanoyl-CoA dioxygenase family protein, which yields MNFQNHKNSIIENGFTVINNIFSEDEIEKISEVIQNIDTSKETFRKSEDLFAIRQFLKEVPDVKDLIFNKNLKEIIKEIFGEKYFTVKSIYFDKPEKSNWYVAYHQDLTISVDKKIQLENFGPWTTKQNQFAVQPPLDILENIFTIRIHLDDTDENNGALKIVPKSHSKGIYRPETIDWNVETENICSVEKGGIMIMKPLLLHGSNRTTNGKKRRVIHIEFSDKELPEELNWSERIN from the coding sequence ATGAATTTCCAAAATCATAAAAACTCAATTATAGAAAACGGCTTCACAGTCATCAACAATATTTTTTCAGAAGATGAAATTGAAAAAATAAGCGAAGTTATTCAAAATATCGATACTTCAAAAGAAACATTCAGAAAATCGGAAGACCTCTTTGCAATCAGACAATTTTTAAAAGAAGTTCCCGATGTGAAAGATTTAATTTTTAATAAAAATTTAAAAGAAATCATTAAAGAAATTTTCGGTGAAAAGTATTTTACTGTAAAAAGCATTTATTTCGATAAACCTGAAAAATCAAACTGGTATGTTGCCTACCATCAGGATTTGACGATTTCTGTTGACAAGAAAATTCAATTGGAAAATTTCGGACCTTGGACGACCAAACAGAATCAGTTTGCCGTACAACCACCTTTAGATATTCTTGAAAATATTTTCACGATAAGAATTCATTTAGATGATACTGATGAAAATAATGGTGCATTAAAAATTGTTCCGAAATCCCATTCAAAAGGAATTTACAGACCCGAAACAATCGACTGGAATGTAGAAACAGAAAATATCTGCAGCGTAGAAAAAGGAGGAATTATGATTATGAAACCTTTGCTTCTTCACGGTTCCAACCGTACTACAAATGGAAAGAAAAGGAGAGTGATTCATATTGAGTTTTCTGATAAAGAATTGCCAGAGGAATTGAATTGGTCAGAAAGAATAAATTAA
- a CDS encoding GH92 family glycosyl hydrolase encodes MKKILFVLLGLIAHNSFSQNYSQYVNPFIGTGGHGHTFPGAIVPFGMVQLSPDTRIDGSWDGCSGYHYSDSVIYGFSHTHLNGTGVSDYGDIMLMPTMGKPGLTPKEYSSKFSHKNEKATAGFYSVKLDKNNIDVRLTTTTRVGYHEYKFNKAGNANIILDLNHRDKLLDGEVRIIDSKTIEVFRRSEAWATNQYIYARIEFSKPMKVSGKSFNGKNENNTFSGTKLALAFTSAVKKGEKISVKVAISPTGYEGAAKNMLAEGKSNNFSEIQNQAVADWNKELSKIEVKSEDKNKLAIFYTAMYHVFTQPNINMDVDGKYRGRDNKFYTANDFGYYSVFSLWDTFRGAHPLMTLIDKKRTADFVNTFIKQREQGGRIPVWELASNETECMIGYHGVSVIADAMAKGITGFDYEKAFEASKNSAMQDIFGLNAYKQKNYISIDDEHESVSKTLEYAYDDWCIAQMAKILNKKEDYEYFMKRSQNWKNLYNPKNGFMQARKNGNWYEPFDPSEVNNNYTEGNSWHYSYFVPQDIPGLIQAHSGKEKFEQFIDAIFSALDKTTGREQVDITGLIGQYAQGNEPSHHIAYLYNFVDKPQKTEEKIKFILDNFYKNTPDGLIGNEDCGQMSAWFILSSMGIYSVTPGKPEWETVTPYFDEVKLHLEDGSTRIITKNTPKSELKKLGFENIKPVKDMKYAEQTASPVISGDRLFEFTTQVKITPLNEKDKVYYMTLNESDANVRKTFKVYKEPFTINKTTQVSTYAERNGEKSGITTANFNRRPNHWDVAINATVNPQYTAGGKLAIIDGINGDVNWRKGEWQGYQGQTVEAIIDFKSPQQINEISSTYLQDSRAWILMPKKVEYYASMDGKTFILLKTLENNIDPKDTNVQVKDFKTTVLPTEARYVKVKAYHFGKLPEWHQGAGGEAYVFVDEISVK; translated from the coding sequence ATGAAAAAAATATTATTCGTTCTTTTAGGATTAATTGCTCATAATTCATTTTCACAAAATTATTCGCAATATGTAAATCCTTTTATCGGAACGGGCGGTCACGGACATACTTTTCCGGGTGCAATTGTGCCTTTCGGAATGGTACAACTTTCTCCGGACACAAGAATAGACGGAAGTTGGGACGGCTGTAGCGGTTATCATTATTCAGATTCTGTAATCTACGGATTTTCTCATACCCACTTGAACGGAACTGGAGTTTCAGATTACGGAGACATTATGTTGATGCCAACAATGGGAAAACCGGGTTTAACTCCAAAAGAATATTCATCAAAATTTTCTCATAAGAACGAAAAAGCAACGGCTGGTTTTTATTCAGTTAAATTAGACAAAAACAACATCGATGTTCGTTTGACGACCACCACAAGAGTCGGTTATCACGAATATAAATTCAATAAAGCAGGAAATGCCAATATTATTTTAGATTTAAACCACAGAGATAAACTTCTAGATGGTGAAGTAAGAATTATCGACAGCAAAACGATTGAGGTTTTCAGAAGAAGTGAAGCTTGGGCAACCAACCAATATATTTATGCAAGAATTGAGTTTTCAAAACCGATGAAAGTTTCAGGTAAAAGCTTTAACGGTAAAAACGAAAACAATACTTTTTCTGGAACTAAATTAGCTTTAGCATTTACCTCAGCAGTTAAAAAAGGTGAAAAAATAAGTGTAAAAGTGGCGATTTCTCCGACTGGTTACGAAGGAGCAGCAAAAAATATGTTGGCTGAAGGAAAATCAAATAATTTCAGTGAAATTCAAAATCAAGCAGTTGCAGACTGGAATAAAGAACTTTCTAAAATTGAAGTAAAATCTGAAGATAAAAACAAACTAGCAATTTTCTACACTGCAATGTATCACGTTTTCACGCAACCGAATATCAATATGGATGTTGACGGAAAATACCGTGGAAGAGACAACAAGTTTTACACAGCAAATGATTTCGGATATTATTCTGTTTTCTCACTTTGGGATACTTTCAGAGGAGCGCATCCTTTGATGACATTAATTGACAAAAAGAGAACCGCAGATTTTGTAAATACTTTTATCAAACAGCGTGAACAAGGCGGAAGAATTCCGGTTTGGGAACTGGCTTCTAACGAAACCGAATGTATGATTGGATATCACGGAGTTTCTGTAATTGCTGATGCAATGGCGAAAGGAATCACCGGTTTTGATTATGAAAAAGCTTTTGAAGCTTCAAAAAATTCGGCGATGCAGGATATTTTTGGTTTAAATGCTTATAAACAGAAAAATTACATCAGCATTGATGATGAGCATGAAAGTGTTTCTAAAACGTTGGAATATGCTTATGACGATTGGTGTATCGCTCAAATGGCGAAAATTTTAAACAAAAAAGAAGATTACGAATATTTCATGAAACGTTCTCAGAATTGGAAAAATCTTTACAATCCAAAGAATGGTTTTATGCAGGCAAGAAAAAACGGAAACTGGTACGAACCTTTTGATCCGAGTGAAGTCAACAACAATTACACAGAAGGAAATTCTTGGCATTATTCATATTTCGTTCCGCAGGATATTCCGGGATTGATTCAAGCTCATAGTGGAAAAGAAAAATTTGAACAGTTTATTGATGCTATTTTCTCAGCTTTAGACAAAACAACAGGTAGAGAACAGGTAGATATTACCGGATTGATTGGACAATACGCACAAGGAAACGAGCCGAGTCATCACATCGCTTATCTTTATAATTTCGTTGATAAACCTCAGAAAACAGAAGAAAAAATCAAATTTATTCTTGATAATTTCTACAAAAACACTCCAGATGGATTGATTGGAAATGAAGATTGCGGACAAATGAGCGCATGGTTTATTTTAAGCTCGATGGGAATTTATTCTGTAACTCCTGGAAAACCTGAATGGGAAACGGTAACGCCATATTTTGATGAGGTAAAATTACATTTAGAAGACGGATCTACAAGAATCATCACTAAAAACACTCCGAAAAGTGAACTTAAAAAACTAGGTTTTGAAAATATAAAACCTGTTAAAGACATGAAATATGCAGAACAGACTGCTTCACCTGTTATCAGTGGAGACCGTCTTTTTGAGTTTACCACTCAGGTAAAAATCACTCCGCTGAATGAGAAAGATAAAGTATATTATATGACTTTGAATGAAAGTGATGCCAACGTAAGAAAAACTTTTAAAGTGTATAAAGAACCGTTCACCATCAACAAAACAACACAGGTTTCCACGTATGCTGAAAGAAATGGTGAGAAAAGCGGAATTACCACAGCCAACTTCAACAGAAGGCCTAATCATTGGGATGTAGCGATCAATGCAACCGTAAATCCACAATATACAGCAGGAGGAAAATTGGCAATCATCGACGGAATCAACGGAGATGTCAACTGGAGAAAAGGTGAATGGCAAGGTTACCAAGGTCAAACTGTAGAAGCAATTATTGATTTTAAATCTCCACAGCAGATCAATGAAATTTCTTCAACGTATTTACAAGACAGCAGAGCTTGGATCTTAATGCCTAAAAAAGTAGAATACTACGCTTCAATGGATGGCAAAACCTTCATCCTTCTGAAAACTTTAGAAAATAATATTGATCCTAAAGACACCAATGTTCAGGTAAAAGATTTCAAAACTACTGTTCTTCCAACTGAAGCAAGATATGTAAAAGTAAAAGCGTATCACTTCGGCAAGCTTCCGGAATGGCATCAAGGTGCAGGTGGAGAAGCTTATGTTTTTGTGGATGAGATTTCCGTGAAATAA
- a CDS encoding Mrp/NBP35 family ATP-binding protein — protein sequence MLTKEKIQDFLKEIEVDDLVSNFQVMGNDVYIDMTAHSPAMHEKKKLEAAMKQAFASEFGEEINLKLKIVSPEPSEVQLSQIKGKQIPGIQNIIAIASGKGGVGKSTVSANLAVTLAKMGFKVGILDADIYGPSVPTMFDTEGQKPISVDVNGKSLMKPIENYGVKMLSIGYFSGANQAVVWRGPMASKALNQMIRDAAWGELDFLLIDLPPGTGDIHLSIIQEVPVTGAVIVSTPQHVALADVRKGIAMFNMESINIPVLGLIENMAYFTPEELPDNKYYIFGNQGAQYLAEDLGIPVLGEIPLIQSIREAGDVGRPAALQEGSKIAEIYTETAKKMVESLLERNKFLPPTEAVKISTMAGCSPKK from the coding sequence ATGTTGACTAAAGAAAAGATTCAGGATTTCCTTAAAGAAATTGAAGTTGATGACTTGGTGTCTAATTTTCAAGTAATGGGGAATGACGTTTATATAGATATGACAGCGCATTCGCCGGCAATGCACGAAAAGAAAAAGCTTGAAGCCGCAATGAAGCAGGCTTTTGCAAGTGAATTTGGTGAAGAGATCAATCTTAAACTGAAAATAGTTTCTCCGGAACCAAGTGAAGTTCAGCTAAGCCAGATCAAAGGAAAACAAATCCCTGGAATTCAAAATATTATTGCCATCGCATCAGGAAAAGGTGGTGTTGGTAAGTCTACCGTTTCTGCAAACCTTGCGGTAACTTTAGCAAAAATGGGTTTTAAAGTAGGAATTTTAGATGCTGATATTTACGGACCATCTGTTCCTACGATGTTTGATACAGAAGGTCAAAAGCCAATTTCTGTTGACGTGAACGGGAAAAGCTTAATGAAACCTATCGAAAATTACGGTGTGAAAATGCTTTCCATCGGATATTTTTCAGGTGCAAATCAAGCGGTAGTTTGGAGAGGACCAATGGCTTCTAAAGCTTTAAACCAAATGATCAGAGATGCAGCTTGGGGAGAATTAGATTTCTTATTGATCGACCTTCCTCCAGGAACAGGTGATATTCATTTGTCTATTATTCAGGAAGTTCCGGTAACTGGAGCCGTGATCGTAAGTACACCTCAACACGTTGCTTTGGCGGACGTTAGAAAAGGAATTGCGATGTTTAATATGGAAAGTATCAACATTCCTGTTCTTGGATTGATAGAAAACATGGCGTATTTTACACCGGAAGAATTACCTGACAATAAATATTATATCTTTGGAAACCAAGGAGCGCAATATTTAGCCGAAGATTTAGGAATTCCTGTTTTAGGAGAAATTCCTTTGATTCAGAGTATTAGAGAAGCAGGAGATGTAGGAAGACCTGCAGCTTTGCAGGAAGGTTCTAAAATCGCTGAGATTTATACAGAAACTGCGAAGAAAATGGTAGAGAGCTTACTAGAAAGAAATAAGTTTCTTCCGCCAACTGAAGCCGTGAAAATTTCAACAATGGCAGGTTGCTCACCAAAAAAATAA
- a CDS encoding NifU family protein, producing METNTTHEDTVTRVMEALESIRPFLNKDGGDIELLDVKDNTVFVKLLGNCSACSLNFSTLKLGVENSIKQHAPEIEKVVNVE from the coding sequence ATGGAGACAAATACAACACACGAAGACACTGTAACCCGAGTAATGGAAGCTCTGGAAAGCATTCGTCCGTTTTTGAATAAAGACGGCGGTGATATTGAGCTTTTGGATGTAAAAGACAATACTGTTTTTGTAAAGCTTTTAGGAAACTGTTCAGCCTGTTCTCTTAATTTCTCAACATTGAAATTAGGTGTAGAAAACAGCATCAAACAACATGCTCCTGAAATTGAAAAGGTAGTAAATGTAGAGTAA
- a CDS encoding barstar family protein — protein sequence MKMNNQINAKNIWKSFENNELQGWLVFALNNMNTEPIKENLIIEIDGDYFNNLDEFFCTLGEEINGVAGYFGRNILALYDCLRGDFGVESIKKLTWKNHQKSKKLFKSKFNEILQTFEDFNVEINLQ from the coding sequence ATGAAGATGAATAACCAAATTAATGCTAAAAACATTTGGAAAAGTTTTGAAAACAATGAATTACAGGGTTGGTTAGTTTTTGCTTTAAACAATATGAATACTGAACCAATAAAAGAAAACTTAATAATAGAAATTGACGGAGATTATTTTAATAATCTTGATGAGTTTTTTTGTACGCTTGGTGAAGAAATCAATGGAGTTGCAGGATATTTTGGAAGAAACATTCTGGCTCTTTACGATTGTTTGAGAGGAGATTTTGGAGTTGAATCAATTAAAAAACTCACTTGGAAAAACCATCAGAAAAGCAAGAAACTTTTCAAATCTAAATTCAATGAAATACTGCAAACTTTTGAAGATTTTAATGTTGAAATAAACTTGCAGTAA